Proteins found in one Sardina pilchardus chromosome 3, fSarPil1.1, whole genome shotgun sequence genomic segment:
- the LOC134076258 gene encoding uncharacterized protein LOC134076258, with amino-acid sequence MGIPRTDCVSEEERGQMSWAEQVDLAYPLEECWSERCLSEPHLGMEDHRRPEVRSGEEKLNLDSWYLAYGDPFALMKVRALEQERRSLQQLLQHQREELRALEGSHTTELRALERERREERAEWERQRAEREEALLSVMMSISRQKLMEELRCQPATLVDAPSSSASKGELKALAKAEKKARKVERRRKKEKTIKPKRWWHCCICTSAVDN; translated from the exons ATGGGGATCCCGAGGACGGACTGCGTCAGTGAGGAGGAGCGAGGACAGATGAGCTGGGCCGAGCAAGTTGACCTCGCGTACCCCCTGGAGGAGT GCTGGAGTGAGAGGTGCCTGTCGGAGCCACATCTCGGCATGGAGGACCACCGCAGGCCTGAGGTGAGGTCAGGGGAGGAGAAGCTGAACCTGGACAGCTGGTACCTGGCCTATGGGGACCCCTTCGCCCTGA TGAAGGTGCGAGCTCTGGAGCAGGAGCGCAGGAGCTTgcagcagctcctgcagcaCCAGAGGGAAGAGCTGAGGGCTCTGGAGGGCTCTCACACCACGGAGCTGAGGGCTCTGGAGAGGGagcgcagagaggagagagctgagtgggagagacagagggcggagagagaggaggccctGCTGTCTGTGATGATGTCCATCAGCAGACAGAAGCTCATGGAGGAGCTCAGGTGCCAGCCAGCTACACTGGTG GATGCCCCCAGCAGCAGTGCCTCTAAAGGCGAACTAAAAGCTCTCGCCAAGGCAGAGAAGAAGGCCAGGAAGGTGGAGAGGCgcaggaagaaggagaagaccATCAAGCCCAAGCGATGGTGGCACTGCTGCATTTGTACTTCAGCAGTTGACAACTGA
- the mreg gene encoding melanoregulin, which produces MGAAFKRFCARYCCCCCCAEEEEEEDEKRPILGNETLEYFNREAQKRRDQETNLWSEPGDPSHSERDDDRVLHNLLQKRAKTRTGSTGYRRLSVDIEAMRDFRREVRDKWKMLLENLGFMAEAESLLTVSAGASLDRMRNAPRSRALLQTLASETSIFSSKEPPPERYLFILDRLIYLDAADDFVAKARRFYPPKDSDEEEEGSGLSINLPLLLARLGQGRGEDDEVDGEEGSGRDQDDD; this is translated from the exons ATGGGTGCGGCCTTTAAGAGGTTCTGCGCTCGttattgctgctgctgttgctgtgctgaggaggaggaggaggaagatgagaagAGACCCATACTTGg gAATGAGACGCTGGAGTACTTCAATCGTGAGGCCCAGAAGAGGCGAGACCAGGAGACCAACCTGTGGAGTGAGCCTGGAGACCCCTCCCACTCTGAGAGAGATGACGATCGAGTACTTCACAACCTGCTGCAGAAGAGAGCAAAGACACGCACAGGCtcaacg GGCTACCGTCGTCTGAGCGTGGACATCGAGGCCATGAGGGATTTCAGACGCGAGGTGCGGGACAAGTGGAAGATGCTCCTGGAAAACCTGG GTTTCATGGCAGAGGCGGAGTCTTTGCTGACCGTGTCAGCGGGCGCGTCGCTAGACCGCATGCGTAACGCCCCGCGCTCCCGCGCCCTGCTGCAGACCCTCGCCTCCGAGACCTCCATCTTCAGCAGCAAGGAGCCTCCGCCCGAGAGATACCTCTTCATACTG gaccgTTTGATCTACCTGGACGCCGCGGATGACTTTGTGGCCAAGGCTCGCCGCTTCTACCCTCCCAAAGACagcgacgaggaggaagaggggtcaGGGCTGTCCATCAACCTCCCGCTGCTGCTCGCCAGACTCGGACAAGGGCGAGGCGAGGACGACGAAGTGGACGGAGAGGAAGGGAGCGGGCGGGACCAGGACGACGATTGA
- the tcap gene encoding telethonin produces MQVCTVMEKQAGRVVGAELGCSVLEENPKQRESYTANWHSVKMRTQHQDRQSMLMSDDSRRESMTRHWECRPLHQNCPSGVYRVGTMERGVREHQLLPQRNTLPLPIFKPVELGVRLGRGAAHLPEDFVPAQPPSGACPDKRAISELTRDLPPVKPTRMEFAKAPRTLGRSMSQEAQRG; encoded by the exons ATGCAGGTGTGCACCGTGATGGAGAAGCAGGCTGGCAGGGTGGTGGGTGCCGAGCTGGGCTGCAGCGTGCTGGAGGAGAACCCCAAACAGAGGGAGAGCTACACCGCTAACTGGCACAGCGTCAAGATGAGGACACAGCACCAagacag GCAGTCCATGCTGATGTCCGACGACTCTCGGCGTGAGTCCATGACGCGCCACTGGGAGTGCCGCCCCCTGCACCAGAACTGCCCGTCGGGCGTGTACCGTGTGGGCACCATGGAGAGGGGCGTCCGTGAGCACCAGCTGCTGCCCCAGCGCAACACGCTGCCCCTGCCCATCTTCAAGCCCGTGGAGCTGGGCGTGCGTCTGGGGCGCGGCGCCGCGCACCTCCCCGAGGACTTCGTCCCGGCCCAGCCCCCCTCCGGCGCCTGCCCCGACAAGAGGGCCATCAGCGAGCTCACCCGGGACCTGCCGCCCGTCAAGCCCACCCGCATGGAGTTCGCCAAGGCGCCCAGAACCCTCGGACGCTCCATGTCACAGGAGGCACAGagggggtga
- the stard3 gene encoding stAR-related lipid transfer protein 3, which translates to MPGGVDNGDFLGSLPAIASLNASYSQASLSLPPPYYLPPRKTISDVRRTFCLFVTFDLLFISLLWIIELNINKNIWDSLQNEVIQYNFKSSFFDIFLLALFRFLCLQLGYAACRLKHWWIIAITTLVTSAFLVAKVILSDLFNRNAFGYVLPITSFVVAWLETWFLDFKVLTQEAEDERAYLAAVQAACERAPMIYPRAVSDGQFYSPPESLAGSEEELDEDGAGRKAVTAQEKEFVRQGREAMTVVEQILSQEENWKFEKNNDIGDSVYTLEIPYHGKTFILKAFMQCSAELVYQEVILQPEKMVQWNKTISACQILQRVDDNTLISYDVSAGAAGGVVSPRDFVNVRRVERKRDCYISAGMATTHEVKPPHSRFVRGENGPGGFVVLKSTSNPSVCTFIWILNTDLKGRLPRYLIHQSLAATMFEFMAHLRQRITDLRGAYR; encoded by the exons ATGCCGGGTGGAGTGGACAACGGTGACTTTCTGGGGAGCCTGCCTGCCATTGCCTCCCTGAATGCGTCCTACTCGCAGGCCTCTCTGTCCCTTCCACCTCCATACTACCTACCCCCCCGGAAGACCATCTCGGACGTGCGCCGCACCTTCTGCCTCTTCGTCACTTTcgacctcctcttcatctccctaCTGTGGATCATCGAGTTGAAT ATCAATAAGAACATTTGGGACAGTCTCCAGAATGAGGTCATCCAGTACAACTTCAAGTCCTCCTTCTTTGACATCTTT CTCCTTGCCCTTTTCAGGTTTTTGTGTTTGCAACTGGGGTATGCTGCTTGTCGGCTAAAGCATTGGTGGATCATTGCG ATCACCACTCTAGTGACCAGTGCCTTTCTCGTTGCCAAAGTCATCCTTTCAGAT CTGTTCAACAGGAATGCCTTTGGCTACGTGCTGCCCATCACCTCGTTTGTGGTGGCCTGGCTGGAGACCTGGTTCCTGGACTTCAAAGTCCTCACCCAGGAGGCCGAGGATGAGAGGG CGTATCTGGCTGCAGTGCAAGCAGCCTGTGAGCGCGCCCCTATGATCTACCCCAGAGCCGTGTCTGATGGACAGTTCTACTCCCCACCAGAGTCTCTGGCAG gctctGAAGAGGAGCTTGATGAAGACGGTGCGGGGAGGAAGGCTGTGACCGCACAG gagaagGAGTTTGTCAGGCAAGGGAGGGAAGCCATGACAGTGGTGGAACAGATACTCTCTCAGGAGGAGAACTGGAAGTTTGAGAAGAACaat GATATAGGGGACTCCGTGTACACCCTGGAGATACCCTACCATGGAAAAACATTCATCCTCAAG gccttcaTGCAGTGTTCTGCAGAACTGGTATATCAGGAGGTGATTCTACAACCAGAGAAAATGGTACAGTGGAATAAGACAATATCAGCTTGTCAG aTATTACAGAGAGTAGATGATAATACTCTGATCTCGTATGATGTCTCTGCGGGAGCAGCAGGGGGCGTAGTTTCACCCAG GGACTTTGTAAACGTCCGTCGGGTGGAGCGCAAGAGAGATTGCTACATCTCTGCCGGCATGGCAACCACCCACGAAGTGAAACCTCCACATAGTCGCTTTGTCAG GGGAGAGAACGGCCCAGGTGGATTTGTGGTTCTGAAGTCCACCAGCAATCCTTCAGTGTGTACTTTTATCTGGATCTTAAACACTGATCTGAAG GGTCGTCTGCCACGTTACCTCATCCACCAGTCTCTGGCCGCCACCATGTTTGAGTTCATGGCTCACCTGCGCCAGCGCATCACAGATCTGCGCGGCGCCTACCGGTGA